From Budorcas taxicolor isolate Tak-1 chromosome 19, Takin1.1, whole genome shotgun sequence, the proteins below share one genomic window:
- the TMEM88 gene encoding transmembrane protein 88 → MADVPGAQRPVPGGGPEPRDPLDCWACAVLVTAQNLLVAAFNLLLLALVLGTILLPAVTMLGFGFLCHSQFLRSQAPPCTAHLRDPGFTALLVTGFLLLVPLLVLALASYRRLCLRLRLADCLVPYSRALYRRRSNPQPRPARSSPGPQVAPTSGKVWV, encoded by the exons ATGGCGGATGTCCCCGGGGCGCAGCGACCGGTTCCCGGCGGCGGCCCAGAGCCCCGGGACCCCCTGGACTGCTGGGCCTGCGCTGTGCTGGTCACGGCCCAGAATCTCCTGGTGGCCGCCTTCAACCTTCTCCTGTTGGCGCTGGTGCTGGGGACCATCCTGCTGCCTGCTGTCACCATGCTAGGCTTTGGCTTCCTCTGCCACTCCCAG TTCCTTCGCTCCCAGGCACCCCCTTGCACCGCGCACCTGCGGGACCCGGGCTTCACAGCCCTGCTGGTCACCGGATTCCTGCTCCTCGTGCCGCTGCTCGTGCTTGCCCTGGCCAGCTACCGCCGCCTCTGCCTGCGCCTCCGCCTGGCCGATTGCCTCGTGCCTTACAGCCGAGCCCTCTACCGGCGCCGGAGCAACCCGCAGCCACGGCCAGCCCGGTCCTCTCCAGGCCCCCAGGTTGCTCCAACCTCAGGAAAGGTCTGGGTCTGA
- the NAA38 gene encoding N-alpha-acetyltransferase 38, NatC auxiliary subunit isoform X2, with translation MAGAGPTMLLREENGCCSRRQSSSSAGDSDGEREEDSPAARARQQLEALLNKTMRIRMTDGRTLVGCFLCTDRDCNVILGSAQEFLKPSDSFSAGEPRVLGLAMVPGHHIVSIEVQRESLGGPPYL, from the exons ATGGCCGGAGCTGGACCAACGATGCTGCTACGAGAGGAAAATGGCTGTTGCAGCCGGCGTCAAAGCAGCTCCAGCGCCGGG GACTCTGACGGGGAGCGTGAGGAGGACTCGCCGGCTGCGCGCGCTAGGCAGCAGCTGGAGGCGCTGCTCAACAAGACTATGCGCATTCGCATGACAGATGGACGGACCCTGGTCGGTTGCTTCCTCTGCACCGACCGTGACTGCAATGTTATCCTGGGCTCGGCGCAGGAGTTCCTCAAGCCATCGG ATTCCTTCTCTGCCGGGGAACCCCGTGTCTTGGGTCTGGCCATGGTACCTGGACACCACATCGTTTCTATTGAGGTGCAAAGAGAGAGCCTGGGGGGGCCTCCCTATCTCTGA
- the NAA38 gene encoding N-alpha-acetyltransferase 38, NatC auxiliary subunit isoform X1, translated as MAVAAGVKAAPAPGLARVLGLRGCRGARWGNGRGTAGPGSLWASCERPAGCRELWFRRRAAAGQRGLSACSAPAQDSDGEREEDSPAARARQQLEALLNKTMRIRMTDGRTLVGCFLCTDRDCNVILGSAQEFLKPSDSFSAGEPRVLGLAMVPGHHIVSIEVQRESLGGPPYL; from the exons ATGGCTGTTGCAGCCGGCGTCAAAGCAGCTCCAGCGCCGGGGTTAGCTCGGGTTCTGGGATTGAGGGGCTGTCGGGGAGCAAGATGGGGGAACGGAAGGGGAACTGCAGGTCCCGGCAGCCTCTGGGCTTCGTGTGAGCGCCCCGCAGGCTGTCGGGAACTGTGGTTCCGCAGGCGGGCTGCAGCCGGGCAGCGCGGTCTGAGCGCATGTTCCGCCCCCGCACAGGACTCTGACGGGGAGCGTGAGGAGGACTCGCCGGCTGCGCGCGCTAGGCAGCAGCTGGAGGCGCTGCTCAACAAGACTATGCGCATTCGCATGACAGATGGACGGACCCTGGTCGGTTGCTTCCTCTGCACCGACCGTGACTGCAATGTTATCCTGGGCTCGGCGCAGGAGTTCCTCAAGCCATCGG ATTCCTTCTCTGCCGGGGAACCCCGTGTCTTGGGTCTGGCCATGGTACCTGGACACCACATCGTTTCTATTGAGGTGCAAAGAGAGAGCCTGGGGGGGCCTCCCTATCTCTGA
- the LOC128064392 gene encoding cytochrome b5 domain-containing protein 1, producing the protein MPSRGLVAGPNFEYFQRRYFTPAEVAQHNQPEDLWVSYLGNVYNLTPLAQEYKGDLLLKPIVEVAGQDISHWFDPKTRDIRKHIDPLTGSLRYRTPRGRFLHVPPQLPRSDWANDFGKPWWQGSRYEVGRLSSKTRNIRIINTLTSQEHTLEVGALESMWEILHRYLPYNAHAASYTWKYDGKNLNMDYTLEENGIQDQQEEFDYLNMDSTLYTPAVLLYFNDDLTEL; encoded by the exons ATGCCAAGCCGGGGCCTAGTGGCCGGGCCAAACTTTGAGTATTTTCAACGTCGCTATTTCACGCCGGCCGAGGTGGCCCAACATAACCAGCCGGAAGACCTCTGGGTGTCTTACCTGGGAAACGTGTACAACCTAACCCCGTTGGCACAGGAGTACAAGG GAGACTTGCTGTTGAAACCCATCGTGGAAGTGGCGGGCCAGGATATCAGCCACTGGTTTGATCCGAAAACCAGAGAC ATTCGCAAGCACATAGATCCGCTGACCGGTTCCCTGAGATACCGCACCCCCCGGGGCCGCTTTCTGCACGTGCCGCCTCAGCTACCCCGTTCGGACTGGGCCAATGATTTCGGGAAGCCTTGGTGGCAAGGGTCGCGTTATGAGGTGGGGCGGCTGTCCTCCAAGACCCGGAATATCCGCATCATTAACACGCTCACGTCGCAAGAGCACACACTGGAG GTGGGGGCCCTGGAATCGATGTGGGAAATACTACACCGCTATCTCCCCTATAATGCACATGCTGCCAGCTATACGTGGAAATATGACGGCAAGAACCTGAACATGGATTATACTCTGGAGGAGAATGGGATCCAGGATCAGCAGGAAGAATTTGATTATCTCAATATGGACAGTACACTTTACACACCTGCAGTACTGCTGTACTTCAATGATGACCTCACAGAACTATAG